In Armatimonadota bacterium, the following are encoded in one genomic region:
- a CDS encoding flagellar brake protein: MFWRKKTEDRVNIFSLVRVNDRIQLKVYGRAYLSRVEDIRGQELFVGAPVEQNRVRMLSIGREVTVSLFAAHGLQQFSAVVVRMETDRIPLVVLSNFKAIGTVQRREYVRVPQKLPIRYRLLSGPKSGGPWFNGITNDLSGGGVQLTVRHCGLEVGDLLEIELFLPGEEPISAVGQVVRAAQGYFSILSDQTIGIKFTEINSAERDRIVRYVFKKQAEMLDSRRSFVRIRQRVEVSYRRSNKHSFERGYTLDMSTGGLRLVALSGESFNTGDILDIWIVLSNSTIIGATGEVVWVGNGKETSAQEQQIGIKFTKIDSESRTLLADFLSGARTEDNQLDDKAA, from the coding sequence GTGTTTTGGCGCAAGAAAACTGAAGACAGAGTGAACATCTTTTCCCTCGTGAGGGTCAACGACAGAATTCAATTGAAAGTCTATGGCCGCGCATATCTAAGTCGTGTTGAAGATATTCGAGGGCAGGAATTGTTTGTTGGCGCCCCTGTAGAGCAGAACCGAGTAAGGATGCTGTCGATAGGACGTGAGGTCACGGTTAGCTTGTTTGCAGCTCATGGACTGCAGCAATTCTCTGCCGTCGTTGTTCGCATGGAAACAGACCGAATCCCGCTTGTTGTCTTGTCGAATTTCAAGGCGATAGGCACAGTTCAACGCAGAGAGTATGTTAGGGTGCCGCAGAAACTTCCTATACGTTATAGGCTACTCTCAGGTCCTAAGAGTGGCGGGCCTTGGTTCAACGGAATAACAAACGACTTGAGCGGCGGCGGGGTCCAATTGACTGTAAGGCATTGTGGACTAGAGGTTGGAGATCTCTTGGAGATAGAGCTCTTTTTGCCCGGGGAGGAACCTATCAGTGCAGTTGGACAGGTTGTCCGTGCAGCACAGGGCTATTTTTCAATACTCAGCGATCAGACAATTGGCATTAAGTTTACAGAAATAAATTCGGCGGAGCGCGACCGAATTGTCCGTTATGTCTTCAAAAAGCAAGCAGAGATGCTTGATTCGCGCCGGAGTTTCGTTCGTATAAGGCAACGCGTGGAAGTTTCCTACAGACGCTCAAACAAACATTCATTTGAGAGAGGATACACTCTGGATATGAGCACGGGTGGCTTGCGGTTGGTGGCTTTGTCAGGTGAGAGTTTCAACACAGGTGATATCCTCGACATTTGGATTGTTCTTTCCAACTCGACAATTATCGGAGCAACCGGTGAAGTTGTCTGGGTAGGGAATGGAAAAGAAACTTCAGCTCAGGAACAGCAAATAGGTATAAAATTTACCAAGATTGATTCAGAATCAAGGACCTTGCTTGCTGATTTTCTTTCTGGCGCACGGACGGAAGATAACCAGCTGGATGATAAGGCAGCATAG
- a CDS encoding FliA/WhiG family RNA polymerase sigma factor: protein MPKTDLLWKRYKQGRDLDAREQLILNYAYLAKYVVDRLTIRPSAVMDYDDLLGHAVVGLIDAVEKFDPSRDVKFETYAVTRIRGAVLDAIKSLDWMPRTIRSLEQELRQTFARLEAELGRPATDQEVASSLGITVDALNERLADIAQSALLSFEELLSFREENFGENGIYSLNDPSDDPILAAELNERSQLLAKAITDLPEKEKLVISLYYNDGLTLKEIAKVLGVTESRVCQLHSKAVVRLQGKLARHADLLVAAA, encoded by the coding sequence TTGCCAAAGACAGACCTTCTGTGGAAACGATACAAACAGGGTAGGGATTTAGATGCGCGAGAGCAATTGATTTTAAACTATGCGTATCTGGCAAAGTATGTTGTTGACCGTTTGACCATTCGGCCCAGTGCGGTTATGGATTACGACGACTTGCTTGGGCATGCCGTCGTAGGGCTTATCGATGCTGTAGAGAAATTCGACCCCTCTAGAGATGTCAAATTCGAAACCTATGCCGTAACCCGAATTAGAGGGGCCGTACTTGATGCGATTAAAAGTCTTGATTGGATGCCTAGAACCATTCGTTCACTAGAGCAAGAGCTTAGACAAACGTTCGCACGCTTAGAAGCGGAACTTGGCCGTCCAGCAACTGATCAAGAGGTAGCTTCATCACTTGGAATAACTGTTGATGCTTTGAATGAACGGCTTGCGGATATAGCTCAGTCGGCGCTTCTCTCGTTTGAAGAGCTCTTATCTTTTAGAGAAGAAAATTTTGGCGAGAATGGTATCTATTCCTTAAACGATCCCTCGGACGATCCCATTTTGGCTGCCGAGTTGAATGAACGAAGCCAGCTGCTTGCTAAGGCAATTACCGACCTTCCCGAGAAAGAAAAGCTTGTGATTAGCTTATACTATAATGATGGGTTGACGCTAAAAGAGATTGCAAAAGTCCTAGGCGTTACTGAATCAAGAGTCTGCCAATTGCATTCCAAAGCGGTTGTAAGGCTACAAGGGAAATTGGCAAGACATGCTGATTTGCTTGTTGCCGCGGCATAA
- the fliS gene encoding flagellar export chaperone FliS: protein MSVNSPYSQYVENQFKTASPGKLLLMAYDAAIRFAKTAAEKMKEGRLDQQSENIRKVQNIVLELMSSLDMNVDRQLAENLYSLYSYIFDRLTHANIKDDQRALEEVIQILSELRQTWAEAELLARSGQPKLEAKAA, encoded by the coding sequence ATGTCAGTAAACAGTCCATACTCGCAATATGTAGAAAACCAATTCAAAACCGCATCCCCCGGCAAACTACTCCTCATGGCGTACGATGCGGCCATCAGATTTGCCAAAACGGCAGCTGAAAAGATGAAAGAAGGTAGGCTGGACCAGCAAAGCGAGAATATACGCAAAGTGCAAAATATCGTTCTAGAACTTATGTCAAGCCTTGATATGAATGTTGACCGCCAGCTTGCCGAAAACCTTTATAGCCTATATTCCTATATATTCGACCGTCTGACGCATGCCAACATAAAAGACGACCAACGGGCTTTGGAAGAAGTAATCCAAATTCTTTCTGAACTTAGGCAAACTTGGGCAGAAGCCGAATTGCTTGCACGCTCCGGCCAGCCTAAACTAGAGGCAAAGGCAGCATGA
- the fliD gene encoding flagellar filament capping protein FliD: MPGTASINGVISGLKTDEIIAKLIEIERIPIKRLEAQRATLNSKLAAWQEANTRILALKTKADSLALSSTFDVKSLISSDEDIIRGSASSSAQTGTYYLKVNTLARAHQLKTEGFADTTTTRVGTGTITIAVGTGTPVQITIDETNNTLAGIRNAINNSNAGVTASIINDGSETNPYRLVITSNKTGTVGTITLNVTGTLPTFTDLQSAQDASLTLGDGAGSEITVYKSSNTITDLIPGVTLNLQKADPTKVITVTIENNTNAVKQSIKDFVDQYNNLMDYINQQFKYNTETNSGGALFSDSSLQLIQSDLATRVGKPIEGLSQSVKLLSQIGITSTTSDNKLLIDETKLDEALKNNIDTIKRLFAAVGDTTNGAISYVSSTERTKISGTNGYEIVVTAVATQSRITAGVAQTGVLTQDEEITINNTTIKLTTGMSAEQVVAKINEYSSQTGVIASRTDINGQGTGDYLTLTRIGYGNLSIRAISNLSNTQPGQITSGLGNVLVTQDDYDGEAGTGTGAAGTDVAGTINGEPATGNGQYLTGNVGNENTEGLKIKITATTPGNYGVIYFTKGVGAILSDYLSFITSADTGAIDAAQDTINSQIKDINDYIAELEKRIAAKEEQLVAKFTAMENALSKLQSQGQFLAGQLAQIANGWK, translated from the coding sequence ATGCCAGGGACAGCGTCAATAAACGGCGTAATATCAGGGTTAAAAACGGATGAGATTATCGCAAAACTTATTGAGATTGAGCGAATACCTATAAAACGACTGGAAGCACAAAGAGCGACCCTGAACTCAAAACTTGCCGCATGGCAGGAAGCGAATACACGTATACTCGCTCTTAAAACAAAAGCCGATTCTTTAGCCCTTAGCTCGACCTTTGACGTAAAGAGTCTCATCTCAAGCGATGAAGACATAATTCGCGGCTCAGCTTCCTCCTCAGCACAAACAGGAACCTACTATCTCAAGGTTAATACTCTTGCCCGCGCACATCAGCTTAAAACCGAAGGATTTGCAGATACAACTACAACTCGCGTTGGGACAGGAACAATTACCATAGCCGTGGGAACGGGCACTCCAGTTCAAATCACAATTGATGAAACAAATAACACTCTTGCTGGAATACGCAATGCCATCAATAATTCAAATGCGGGCGTTACTGCTAGCATTATAAACGATGGTTCAGAAACTAACCCTTATCGGCTGGTCATAACTAGCAACAAGACTGGGACGGTTGGTACAATTACCCTCAATGTTACCGGCACTTTGCCAACTTTCACTGACCTGCAGTCAGCGCAAGATGCTAGTCTAACACTTGGTGATGGCGCTGGTTCGGAGATTACCGTTTATAAAAGTAGCAATACCATCACAGATCTCATTCCAGGTGTGACCCTTAACTTGCAAAAGGCCGACCCAACAAAGGTTATCACAGTTACAATAGAAAACAATACAAACGCTGTGAAACAATCCATTAAGGACTTTGTTGACCAATACAATAACCTGATGGATTATATCAATCAGCAATTTAAATACAATACTGAGACCAATTCTGGTGGGGCACTCTTCTCGGATTCATCTTTGCAATTAATCCAGTCGGACCTTGCAACAAGAGTAGGTAAACCTATTGAAGGATTGAGCCAATCTGTAAAACTACTATCGCAGATTGGAATAACATCCACAACCAGCGATAATAAGCTTTTGATTGATGAGACTAAATTAGATGAAGCCCTAAAAAACAATATAGACACCATCAAGCGCCTTTTTGCCGCCGTTGGGGATACAACTAATGGAGCTATATCATACGTCTCATCCACCGAAAGGACAAAAATATCAGGCACCAACGGATATGAAATTGTCGTCACAGCTGTGGCAACGCAATCACGGATAACCGCAGGCGTTGCTCAAACCGGCGTCCTCACACAAGATGAAGAAATCACCATTAACAATACCACCATAAAGCTCACAACCGGCATGAGTGCTGAACAAGTAGTCGCAAAAATAAACGAGTACTCCTCCCAAACTGGCGTCATTGCGTCAAGGACTGACATCAACGGCCAAGGGACAGGAGATTACCTAACACTCACCAGGATTGGATATGGCAACCTTTCGATTCGTGCCATTTCCAACCTCTCTAATACCCAGCCGGGGCAAATAACATCTGGCTTGGGTAATGTATTGGTCACCCAGGATGACTACGATGGCGAGGCAGGAACTGGAACAGGGGCTGCTGGTACAGATGTTGCGGGCACAATCAACGGCGAACCAGCGACTGGAAATGGTCAATATCTAACTGGCAACGTAGGCAACGAAAACACCGAAGGATTAAAGATTAAAATCACCGCGACTACCCCTGGAAACTATGGGGTTATCTACTTTACAAAAGGAGTCGGAGCAATTTTGTCCGACTACCTAAGCTTCATTACATCGGCAGATACTGGAGCAATAGACGCTGCTCAAGACACAATTAATTCTCAGATAAAAGACATAAACGATTACATCGCTGAATTAGAAAAGAGAATAGCAGCAAAAGAAGAGCAACTCGTGGCTAAATTCACGGCTATGGAGAACGCTCTCAGCAAACTGCAATCGCAGGGGCAATTTCTTGCAGGCCAGCTAGCACAAATAGCAAACGGCTGGAAATAA
- a CDS encoding flagellin, whose product MSLRINLNAAALNAHRQLQGTDSALAASIERLSSGFRINRAADDPAGLAISENLRSQISGLGQAIANSSDAVNMIKTAEGALAEVQNLLRTMRNLALHAANEGANDETALQADQTQIDSAISALNRISANTQFGTKKLLDGTASGLVFQVGANANQTTTISIENVSAEALGVASIDVTTDAQGAISLLDTAINTVSTMRAQLGAAQKDLESNIASLGVAKENIAASESSIRDSDMAAEMVAFTRNQILLQAGVAMLTQANAAPQALLALIR is encoded by the coding sequence ATGTCTTTACGGATCAACCTGAATGCAGCAGCGCTCAATGCGCACCGTCAGTTGCAGGGCACTGACTCTGCATTAGCTGCGTCAATCGAACGGTTGTCATCTGGTTTTAGAATCAACCGAGCAGCAGATGACCCGGCAGGACTGGCAATTTCTGAAAACCTGCGCAGCCAGATTAGTGGTCTAGGCCAGGCGATAGCAAACTCAAGCGATGCAGTCAATATGATAAAGACAGCTGAGGGCGCTCTGGCCGAAGTCCAGAACCTGCTTCGCACAATGCGCAACCTGGCACTGCACGCGGCAAACGAAGGTGCAAACGATGAAACCGCTTTGCAAGCAGACCAGACGCAGATTGATTCTGCGATATCAGCTCTTAACCGAATTTCTGCGAACACGCAGTTCGGTACGAAGAAGCTATTGGATGGTACTGCTAGCGGTTTAGTTTTCCAGGTAGGTGCAAACGCCAACCAGACGACAACCATAAGCATTGAAAACGTCTCTGCAGAAGCTCTGGGTGTGGCCTCAATAGACGTTACTACTGACGCTCAGGGCGCTATCTCACTGCTTGATACCGCAATAAACACGGTATCTACAATGAGAGCCCAGTTAGGTGCGGCACAAAAGGACCTCGAGTCCAACATAGCGTCCCTTGGCGTAGCAAAGGAAAACATCGCCGCATCTGAAAGCTCGATTAGAGACAGCGACATGGCAGCGGAAATGGTAGCGTTTACACGCAACCAGATTCTACTGCAGGCTGGCGTTGCAATGCTTACGCAGGCGAACGCAGCGCCGCAAGCGCTACTGGCACTAATCAGGTAG
- a CDS encoding flagellar assembly protein FliW — protein sequence MKIETTRFGTVEVSKDSIVNMPDGMLGFPACTRYVLLHDRTDTPFKWLQAVDDPAVAFIVINPTDFFPDYEIVLNDDQVASLDLKEATEAVMLTTVTVDRENGRITTNLLGPIVINARTFHARQIVLDDERYGTKHVIGEIPKEEHSNCLAKAA from the coding sequence ATGAAAATTGAAACAACAAGATTCGGAACTGTGGAAGTTTCCAAGGATTCTATTGTAAACATGCCAGATGGAATGCTTGGCTTCCCAGCATGCACGCGCTATGTGTTATTGCATGATCGAACCGATACGCCATTCAAATGGCTTCAGGCAGTGGATGACCCTGCTGTGGCATTCATTGTAATCAATCCAACTGACTTTTTTCCCGATTACGAAATAGTTCTTAATGATGACCAAGTAGCATCACTTGATCTCAAGGAGGCAACTGAGGCTGTAATGCTAACCACAGTAACGGTTGACAGGGAAAACGGCAGAATTACAACCAACCTCCTTGGGCCAATAGTAATCAATGCTCGCACGTTCCATGCACGCCAAATAGTTCTTGATGATGAGCGATATGGAACAAAACATGTAATCGGCGAAATTCCAAAGGAAGAGCACTCTAATTGCTTGGCCAAAGCAGCCTAA
- the flgL gene encoding flagellar hook-associated protein FlgL, with translation MRLTLGMVAETVRMNLMTNSEALLKAQDRASSGKRIRQPSDDVVGTGRALGLRSSIASIEQYTRNTDIARNRLSITCSALDSIVSAIRTVRSLAMTSANASITDEAKMAVAAQLDHVSSEIADLANTQCLGKYIFAGSLSDKPPIISNPAGQPPYIYQGNSNQLLIRVGPGISIPAGVTGDMVLNMGSVAVPSSPDIFETIRLLKEEVLAGDCKAISARIADIDALLDNAIAVRSKAGASLSRLEATNEALLNSKVTMAELLSKTEDADLAEAIVDLRTRENVYQAAIATAGRIMNLTLADFLK, from the coding sequence ATGCGACTCACCCTTGGGATGGTAGCTGAAACAGTGCGAATGAATCTCATGACAAACTCCGAGGCTCTTCTAAAAGCACAGGATAGAGCTTCCTCAGGAAAGCGCATAAGGCAACCGTCGGACGATGTTGTGGGAACCGGACGAGCACTGGGATTGCGATCATCCATTGCTTCGATTGAGCAGTATACACGAAATACCGACATCGCACGAAACAGATTATCGATAACATGCAGTGCTCTCGACTCGATAGTTTCAGCTATCCGCACCGTGAGGTCGCTAGCTATGACATCAGCAAATGCAAGTATAACTGACGAAGCAAAAATGGCAGTTGCGGCACAGCTGGACCACGTTTCATCCGAAATTGCTGATTTAGCAAATACACAATGCTTAGGCAAATACATTTTTGCAGGAAGCTTAAGTGACAAGCCGCCGATAATCAGCAATCCAGCAGGTCAGCCGCCATATATATATCAAGGCAATAGCAATCAGCTACTTATCCGAGTTGGGCCTGGCATATCAATCCCCGCTGGTGTGACGGGAGATATGGTGCTAAATATGGGCAGCGTTGCAGTTCCAAGCTCGCCCGATATATTTGAAACAATACGTTTGCTTAAAGAAGAAGTACTCGCCGGAGACTGCAAAGCAATTTCTGCAAGGATAGCCGACATCGATGCACTTCTTGATAATGCCATAGCAGTAAGGTCAAAAGCGGGTGCAAGCTTGAGTAGGCTCGAAGCAACAAATGAAGCACTGCTTAATTCTAAAGTAACTATGGCGGAATTATTATCGAAAACAGAGGATGCGGATCTTGCGGAAGCAATTGTAGATCTTCGTACTCGAGAGAACGTTTATCAGGCAGCAATTGCAACTGCTGGCAGAATAATGAATCTTACGCTGGCAGATTTCCTTAAGTAG
- the flgK gene encoding flagellar hook-associated protein FlgK encodes MSFSGLDIAVSALRAQQYALNVTGHNIANANTEGYRRQEPIFVTNNPAQGSYALGGGIIPQFGTGVVIQTIRRAQTDYLDGLIRRATDQLGMWQSRNEALGQIESIFGEPGSMGLSGVLDQFWNSWEELASSPDSLPARSAVVDAGVALADRMRKLYGDLLSLQKHTDQTIADCVAQVNTLAQEIAKINNEITGVVSAGNSPNDLLDRRALLIEELSKFVRVEVHGLNGSELMLSIGGKNLVQGTHVNEISVVQGTGAWSDIVWSNDNSQVLINGGQIKGLLYVRDTTIQECIDSLNTIASGLIEAVNAIYSEGRLPNGNPAGNFFASGRNASNIEVEWALISDPRMVATGTSGTIADNSIALNISDLRNQPVIDGETIGDAYNSLIARIGANAREAKNQHSVQELSTHQLKLQRASMSGVSIDEEMVNMIKYQQAYNAAARIISIMDEMLDTIISQMGISGR; translated from the coding sequence CATTGAATGTAACGGGGCACAACATCGCCAACGCCAACACTGAAGGCTATCGGCGTCAGGAACCAATTTTTGTCACCAACAATCCTGCACAAGGTTCGTATGCCCTCGGTGGAGGTATCATTCCACAATTTGGCACAGGCGTTGTTATCCAAACAATCAGACGCGCTCAGACGGACTATTTGGATGGGTTAATCCGACGTGCTACTGACCAACTCGGCATGTGGCAATCAAGAAATGAAGCCTTGGGGCAAATCGAATCAATTTTCGGTGAGCCAGGAAGCATGGGGCTCTCAGGAGTGCTTGATCAATTTTGGAATTCTTGGGAAGAACTAGCCTCCAGCCCCGACAGTCTGCCAGCGCGATCTGCTGTAGTGGATGCAGGTGTTGCATTGGCCGACCGTATGCGAAAGCTCTATGGCGACTTGCTCAGCCTTCAAAAACACACAGACCAGACCATTGCAGACTGTGTTGCACAGGTAAATACATTAGCCCAAGAGATAGCGAAAATTAACAACGAAATCACTGGCGTAGTGAGCGCCGGCAATAGCCCAAACGACTTGCTTGACCGACGCGCTTTGCTGATCGAAGAGCTCTCAAAATTCGTGCGTGTCGAAGTACATGGGCTCAATGGCTCTGAACTAATGCTTTCAATAGGTGGCAAAAACCTGGTGCAAGGTACACACGTTAACGAGATATCAGTCGTTCAGGGCACCGGAGCATGGTCGGACATCGTGTGGAGTAATGACAATTCGCAAGTTTTGATAAATGGTGGCCAGATAAAAGGCCTATTATATGTGCGAGACACAACAATCCAAGAGTGCATTGATTCGCTAAATACTATTGCTAGTGGGTTGATAGAAGCAGTAAACGCAATATATTCTGAAGGGCGCTTACCTAATGGCAATCCCGCAGGCAACTTTTTTGCTTCCGGCCGCAATGCATCCAACATTGAGGTAGAGTGGGCTCTGATTTCTGATCCGAGAATGGTTGCAACGGGCACAAGTGGAACCATTGCTGACAATTCCATTGCCCTAAATATCTCGGACCTTCGCAACCAGCCAGTTATCGATGGGGAAACCATTGGAGATGCCTACAACAGCCTGATTGCCCGTATTGGCGCGAATGCACGAGAAGCAAAAAACCAACACAGCGTCCAGGAGCTTTCCACCCATCAATTAAAGCTGCAAAGGGCATCCATGTCAGGCGTATCAATCGACGAAGAAATGGTAAACATGATCAAATACCAACAGGCTTATAATGCCGCTGCCCGAATCATCAGCATTATGGACGAAATGCTTGATACCATAATAAGCCAAATGGGGATTAGCGGGAGGTAA